The nucleotide window TTGGAAACTGATATTGGATGAAGTTTTGTAAAACAGCAGGGTTGAAACGATTAAATGTTAAATGACAGAAGACAGGCTCAAATTCTCGGGACAATTTTATTTCTCCTTCCATCTGCCCGGATTTATCTCTTACACTAAAATGTTCGATATTGGTATAATCTTTAGTGTGCATGCCGCAAACAGAAACCGAAAGGTTGTCTAAGGGCGTGAACTTTACAGTGAAAAAATATTTCTTAAAGTCTCCCTCAACTGTAAAATCCCCTGAAATGGCAGTATCTATGTTGAGATATTGAGGAAAATACTGCTTTGATAAGATGTTGCTGTCTTTTTTGTTTAACTTTGCCTTAGCCTTAATGAAAAATCTTTCTTCAGGAAAAACCATTGATGCACGGTCTATAAAAATTTTAGAGCTATATATACCGCAATCACCTTTATCAACCAATACAGAAATAGTTGAAGGCAAAGTTCTCTTTATCTCCCAATTTCCATCTGTATATTTGATATAAGGAAAATTCTTAGACCTTATAGAGGTATTCTTTAAACTTAGTTTTACATCGTAGGGAAAATAGGGATAAGAATGCCACTGATAATTCTTTAAAGAAACAACGGAAAAAACATGCCCTTTAAATTCTATATCTTCAACCTTTGATAAGATATCATCCGGAATGACAACAAATTTAAGAAAATCTATTGCTTTCTTATCTATTTGCCCCTCAAGTTTTAAAAGCATATTGCAGGGATAATGCTTTTTTCTATATATGATGAGTTGAGAATCTCTCTTTACATCCACTTTACTGAATCTTCCCTTATCTACATTGATAACTATTTTGTCCGGTTTTACATCTATGTTTGCAGATACACCTTTAAAGAAATCTGTATGTTCTTCTACCCTGAAAGAAAGACTATTCACCGTCATTTTTCCTGTTTTAACTACATCCAGAGAATCTGTTTTACCTTTCAGGTGAAGTTTGTCTATCTTTATACTGTAAGATAAAAGGTAATTCTCATAAACCTTAGGCAATTCAGGACTTATATATAAAACAATGGGGTCTATTTCTTTCTTTTCTATAAACGGTGTAGATACATCAAGAGAAACAGATTTTTTTTCAAAATTTACATTCCCTCTTATCTTATATCCATTCTTAGATGAAAGATAAATATCCTTTAACGATTTCTCATCTATATCTGCCTTAGCCTTTAAACCTTCAAGAGAAAGAGAAATCCATTTCAAATAACGAGCAGAAAGGACAATCTTCCCATCAGAAAAGTCAGGCTGACCCCAATAGGAAAACTCAGCATCATCTATCTTTATATTTTTTCCATGAACAGAACCTGAAAAGTAAAATTTTATTCTTTTCCCTAAGTGAGCTTTTACTCTTCCAGAGGCATCAATTTTTCTTGCTTCATCCCTTATACAGGCATGTTCAACAACTATATTTAAAAGATAGGGAATCTCCAATTTCCCTTTTTTTACTTTTCTGGCTATATTTACATTCGCTTTTTCTATATGAACACTACTTACAAATTTCTTTCCTGAGATAACCGACAAAACAGCTTGAAATGGAGAAATCCTGCTTTCTATGTGTTCAGCGGTAATATTACTATCTACAGACAACCTTCTTACAGCAATAACAAGATATGGAAAATGAGAAGAACATCTTACATCTTCCAATTTTATGTTTTCTGAGACTATCTTTTCTTTAATCAATTTTTCCGCATAATTGGGCAAGACAAACTGCCAGCTTAGAAATCCAGCTAAAATCAGAATAATTAGAACAAAAATAACAATCCTTAGAGATTTAAACTTACGCATGCATTATATACTAATGCACTTATATCCAGTTTACAATGTTTTCTTCAGTAAAAACAAAAGAGGCAAAAGACCGAGAAAAATGAGAGAATTAATAAAAAAAGCATCATTGTAAGCGAGCATGGAGGATTGTTTTCCCAATTCCTGATAGATAAGATAATGTGCCTGATGTGTAGAGAGGTGTAGAAGATGAGATATTTTGTCTGTAGCTTGCTGAAAAACTATGTTGGCAGGATTAAATTGTTCTGAAAGGTGAAAATGATGAAATTGCGTTCTATGAGAAAAAATGTTGCTAACAAAGGCAATACCAAAACTTCCACCCAGGCTACGCAAAAAATTAAATATTGCGGTGGCATTACCCATAACCTCTCTCTTTATCCCCATAAATGTAACTACAGCTAAAGGAGTAAAGAAGAAAGCGAGACCTGCTCCCTGAATAATTCGGGGATAAACTATACTCCAGAAATCTGCATATAGATTAAAATGCGCCATAAGGTTTAAGGCATAAGCATTTAAAACAATGGCAACAGCTAAAAGAATGCGGCAATCTATTTTCCTGGTAAGAAGTCCCACCATAGGCAAAAGGATGATTTCAGCTACACCTGCCGGACCTAAGACCAACCCTGCCCAGAGTGCCGTATAATTCATAAGTTTCTGCACATACATGGGAAGGAGAACAACACTACCAAAAAAGGCAAAAAATCCTAAAAATGCAATCAAACAACCCGAACTATAGGAAAGATCTTTAAATATTTTTAAATTGACAACAGGCTGTTTTACCTTCAACTCATTTATAATAAATCCCACAAAAAAAATAACGGAGACAACAAGGAGACAAACAATTAAAGAAGAACTAAACCAATCTTTGATCTCTCCTCTATCCAGCATTATCTGCAAACAGGTTACACCTATTATCATAAAAATAAATCCTGACCAATCTATTTTCCTTATATGTTGGCGAATATAGGGAGGATCAAAGATAAACAGAGATATGAGGATGATGCTAATGATACATATAGGTATGTTAATATAGAATATCCAGGGCCATCCCCAGTTATCCGTAATCCATCCCCCTAAGATAGGACCAACGATAGGAGCGACTACAATGCCCATACTGAATATAGCCATTGCCATACCATATTCTTTCTTGGGAAATGACTCTAATAAAATAGATTGAGAGAGTGGCTGCATTCCTCCACCCCCTAAACCTTGCAGTGTTCTAAATAGAACCAATAGGGTTAAGCTTTTAGACATGCCACAGGCTAAGGAACTGATAGCAAAAAGTAAAACCGAAAAAAGAAGATAATTCTTACGGCCAAAGACATTGGACAACCAACCAGCAGATAAAATGGTGATGGCAGTGGCTACAATATATAAAGTGAGAACCCATGTAACTTCATTCAGGCTAACATTCAAAGAACCCTGAATATGCGGCAGTGAAACATTCACCACCGTAGAATCCATGATCATCATGAATGTGGGCAACATAACGGTAATGGTTACAAACC belongs to Deltaproteobacteria bacterium and includes:
- a CDS encoding AsmA-like C-terminal domain-containing protein, yielding MRKFKSLRIVIFVLIILILAGFLSWQFVLPNYAEKLIKEKIVSENIKLEDVRCSSHFPYLVIAVRRLSVDSNITAEHIESRISPFQAVLSVISGKKFVSSVHIEKANVNIARKVKKGKLEIPYLLNIVVEHACIRDEARKIDASGRVKAHLGKRIKFYFSGSVHGKNIKIDDAEFSYWGQPDFSDGKIVLSARYLKWISLSLEGLKAKADIDEKSLKDIYLSSKNGYKIRGNVNFEKKSVSLDVSTPFIEKKEIDPIVLYISPELPKVYENYLLSYSIKIDKLHLKGKTDSLDVVKTGKMTVNSLSFRVEEHTDFFKGVSANIDVKPDKIVINVDKGRFSKVDVKRDSQLIIYRKKHYPCNMLLKLEGQIDKKAIDFLKFVVIPDDILSKVEDIEFKGHVFSVVSLKNYQWHSYPYFPYDVKLSLKNTSIRSKNFPYIKYTDGNWEIKRTLPSTISVLVDKGDCGIYSSKIFIDRASMVFPEERFFIKAKAKLNKKDSNILSKQYFPQYLNIDTAISGDFTVEGDFKKYFFTVKFTPLDNLSVSVCGMHTKDYTNIEHFSVRDKSGQMEGEIKLSREFEPVFCHLTFNRFNPAVLQNFIQYQFPIESALISGSINLYPQIEGKLDVEKLKTEWGIDDASFTVYSQKNHIHIPEGKMVYEGNELTFSVDGEKRNKNYILHGDVKTDNFLLSSNKQRKEIILPFIPKNVSFNVNVAIKRLRFENEEMTAVIEDVCANVNFEDNTLYIRSFAPYFLFVCTINFEKQPIIHFAFKDNTLFRQLFASSVKTEYVQGSGFIKTDRKINLNNVKGEIKIEAKRGEIKRFPALYKIFGITNIAEFLTLNFPQIEKGLVYKEIVVNMKLNNGLLSIKDENPLIIRGKKLNMFFAGDYRLSDKYINGIVTFTTFRTINRIISSIPVLGWIIGGKEKSFTGLSFRVKGKIDDSMTAYPVPLTSLSKGMFNMIKRTLTSPLHLF
- a CDS encoding DHA2 family efflux MFS transporter permease subunit, with the translated sequence MKQVNKWFVTITVMLPTFMMIMDSTVVNVSLPHIQGSLNVSLNEVTWVLTLYIVATAITILSAGWLSNVFGRKNYLLFSVLLFAISSLACGMSKSLTLLVLFRTLQGLGGGGMQPLSQSILLESFPKKEYGMAMAIFSMGIVVAPIVGPILGGWITDNWGWPWIFYINIPICIISIILISLFIFDPPYIRQHIRKIDWSGFIFMIIGVTCLQIMLDRGEIKDWFSSSLIVCLLVVSVIFFVGFIINELKVKQPVVNLKIFKDLSYSSGCLIAFLGFFAFFGSVVLLPMYVQKLMNYTALWAGLVLGPAGVAEIILLPMVGLLTRKIDCRILLAVAIVLNAYALNLMAHFNLYADFWSIVYPRIIQGAGLAFFFTPLAVVTFMGIKREVMGNATAIFNFLRSLGGSFGIAFVSNIFSHRTQFHHFHLSEQFNPANIVFQQATDKISHLLHLSTHQAHYLIYQELGKQSSMLAYNDAFFINSLIFLGLLPLLFLLKKTL